In Cellulomonas sp. Y8, the genomic stretch ACCCGCACCACATCGCCGAGCGCTACGGCCTGGTCGTCATCATCGCCGTGGGCGAGGGGCTGACCGGCACGACGTTTGCGCTGGCGGCGCTCATCGAGGAGTCCGGCTGGACCGTCGAGACGGCGTTGCTCGGGCTGGCGGGCGTGGCGCTGACGTTCGGGCTGTGGTGGGGCGTACGACGTGATGCCGAGCGGCGAGCTGCTGGCCGCGCGCAGCCGGCGGTCGTTCACCTGGGGGTACGGGCACATCGTGCTGTTCGGGGCGATCATCGCGATCGGCGGCGGGCTGCACGCGGGGGCGTTCTACCTGCAGGGGGAGAGCTCGCTGTCCGCCGTGGGGACGGCGCTGACCGTCGCCGTGCCGGTGGCCGTGTACGTGGGGACGTTCTACGCGCTGTTCGCCGTGCTGAGCCGGGCGCACGCCCGGTTCCACGTGGTGCTCGTCGGGGTGTCGGCGGTGGTGGTGCTGGCGAGCGTGGCGCTGGCGGCCGCTGGGGTGGCGCTGGTGTGGTGCCTGCTGGTGCTCGCGGCGACGCCGTGGGTGACCGTCGTCGGGCACGGGCTGGCCGGCCGCCGCGAGAGCCAGGTGCTGGGCGCGACGTCCGTGACCGAGGCTGACGAGGGCGGCCGCTGATCGCGCAAACCCCGGATCTGGGTGGTCGCTGAGGACGAGCTCGTTCCCCGGCGTCGTCCGACGCGCAGCGCGGCACTCATCCTCCGTGTCCGGGACCACTCAGTTCCCCGGCCCCGTGACGCCGGGTCGCCCACTCAGCACCACCGACTCCACGCAACGGGCTCCTAGCGTCGGTCGGGCGTCGTCCGCAGAGGGACGGGCGCTGGAGCCGAGGTCGACCTGGCCTCGCGGTGATCCGCAGGGGAGGGCAGCTCGTGGCCGAGCTCGTGGTGGACCATGCCTCGCTCAGGACCGCCGGCAGCGGCATCCAGACGTGCGCGCAGTCGCTGCCCGGATCCGGCTGGGTCGCGACGTCCGATCCGGGGTCGCACCAGGTGGCCGTGACGATCGAGCACGCCGCGGCGCTGGTGTCGCGGCAGGTGCTGGGCGCCGCCGCTGAGATGTTCCGCGTCGGTCAGCGGGTGCTCGACGCCAGCGCCGAGTACGCCGCCGCCGACCGGGCGCTGGGGACGACGCGATGACGCAGTGGACGGTCGACGACCCGGGCGCCGGCGACCCCGACGGCCTGCGGGTCCAGGGCGCCCGGTTGGACAGCCTCACGCGGCA encodes the following:
- a CDS encoding low temperature requirement protein A yields the protein MPSGELLAARSRRSFTWGYGHIVLFGAIIAIGGGLHAGAFYLQGESSLSAVGTALTVAVPVAVYVGTFYALFAVLSRAHARFHVVLVGVSAVVVLASVALAAAGVALVWCLLVLAATPWVTVVGHGLAGRRESQVLGATSVTEADEGGR